The following are encoded in a window of Thalassotalea insulae genomic DNA:
- a CDS encoding response regulator encodes MIKNLNILLVEDDDVAAEAVVRSLSKVAPNIPIVLATHGKEALDILRADEEYSPLKRPLIILLDLNMPVMNGLEFLEVVRTSSDLKDLVIFVLTTSDSETDRTQAYYHNVAGYMVKSAVGPQFSKLASLLLSYQTAVEMTP; translated from the coding sequence ATGATTAAAAACCTCAATATCTTATTAGTGGAAGACGATGATGTTGCCGCAGAAGCTGTGGTCAGAAGCTTATCGAAAGTAGCGCCGAATATCCCTATTGTATTGGCAACTCATGGCAAAGAGGCACTCGATATATTGCGGGCTGATGAAGAATATAGCCCTTTAAAGCGCCCGCTAATTATTTTACTAGATCTTAATATGCCAGTTATGAACGGCTTAGAGTTTTTAGAGGTAGTGAGAACCTCGTCAGATCTGAAAGATTTAGTCATTTTTGTCTTAACAACATCAGACTCAGAAACTGACCGTACTCAGGCGTACTATCATAATGTCGCCGGTTACATGGTAAAGTCTGCTGTTGGGCCGCAATTTTCAAAGCTAGCATCGTTATTACTCAGCTATCAAACAGCTGTAGAAATGACGCCATAA
- a CDS encoding TonB-dependent receptor plug domain-containing protein, translated as MSRIPKYLPALLVVTCNSGANSLDDIFSLSLKQLMQTPVSIATVSETTALTAPASISFLTRSDIENLGVKSLVELMNHIPGFYASYNSIEGNDSYMVSRGHAQKYANTILFLLNGQRINEDYTGGINYLIRAFKLSQVERVEVIRGPGSALYGANAFNGVINIITKIQPELTVSAGTLNSRQASIAWQYTVNDWELGFSFDKERQDGETYRMIFDRFAIEQQTSDPHKSSQAMFAVNYRNFKWLTLYKNYQFEQFYLFRRVNNQANQLQQNNLIHQLSYTLNLTDDKQLAFSGQWHQGHRRSVAMLQPQNDDIFAAAPLLFGEHFSYDNKQAGVDFIYPINEMFELSSGIDWSLSKLPNAAIKSNYNLYGDLEYLDDITVFGESNQRIVLDTRRKTLSGYLQLQTHWSTKLSLTAGLRLDTYNDIANRTNPRVALVYQADNHHIFKLAYNEAYRVPSLGDLYDEESGLVDGNQTLKPTVLKSAEVNYQYISNDFFFSSTLFENHISDLIGFDTSNDITQLANISSNQTSGLENEWRWTINPQWQLHGHFSYIFRNHSKVDATAMLLPSELLAPKSYGLLGVNWQISDKWQNNIQLHWRSRIDTLTDKHSLTLLNLHSRYLLNDKNTLTLTVKNLLDKDYQHATITTIGEIDDQPLRQLPARGQQITVEYQHSF; from the coding sequence ATGAGCCGAATACCAAAGTATTTACCAGCACTGCTAGTGGTAACGTGTAACAGCGGCGCTAATTCACTCGATGATATTTTTTCCCTGTCCCTTAAGCAATTAATGCAGACACCTGTCAGCATAGCAACGGTCAGTGAAACAACAGCTTTGACTGCGCCGGCCAGTATTTCGTTCTTAACTCGCTCAGACATCGAAAACTTAGGGGTAAAGTCGCTAGTCGAGCTTATGAACCATATTCCAGGTTTTTATGCGTCCTATAACTCAATAGAGGGCAATGATTCCTACATGGTCAGCCGTGGTCATGCCCAAAAATATGCCAATACTATTTTATTTTTGCTCAATGGTCAGAGAATTAATGAAGACTACACCGGCGGGATCAATTATTTAATACGTGCATTTAAACTCAGTCAGGTTGAACGTGTTGAAGTGATCAGAGGGCCAGGTTCTGCGCTTTATGGTGCTAATGCCTTTAATGGCGTTATTAACATAATCACCAAAATTCAACCCGAATTGACTGTCTCCGCTGGTACACTCAATTCCCGACAGGCCAGCATAGCATGGCAATACACAGTTAATGACTGGGAACTAGGTTTTTCATTCGACAAAGAGCGACAGGATGGCGAAACCTACCGGATGATATTTGACCGTTTTGCCATCGAACAACAAACCTCAGATCCTCATAAAAGCTCACAGGCAATGTTCGCAGTTAACTATCGAAATTTTAAGTGGTTAACGCTATATAAAAACTACCAATTCGAACAGTTTTATCTTTTTCGCCGGGTTAACAATCAGGCCAATCAACTACAGCAGAATAACTTAATTCATCAGCTTAGTTATACATTGAACTTAACTGACGATAAACAGTTAGCTTTTAGTGGCCAGTGGCATCAGGGTCACCGCCGCTCGGTAGCCATGCTACAACCCCAAAATGACGATATATTTGCAGCCGCACCTTTGCTGTTTGGCGAACATTTTTCCTATGACAATAAACAGGCAGGCGTTGATTTTATCTATCCGATCAACGAGATGTTTGAGCTCTCTTCCGGTATTGACTGGAGTTTAAGTAAATTACCAAACGCTGCGATTAAAAGTAACTACAATCTTTACGGCGATCTGGAGTACCTGGATGATATAACGGTTTTTGGTGAGAGCAATCAAAGAATCGTACTCGACACTCGTCGCAAAACACTAAGTGGTTATTTACAGTTACAAACTCATTGGTCGACGAAACTCAGTCTGACGGCAGGGCTAAGATTAGACACCTATAACGACATCGCCAACAGAACCAATCCAAGAGTTGCTTTAGTTTATCAAGCCGATAACCATCATATATTTAAGTTGGCCTACAATGAAGCTTACCGCGTGCCATCACTGGGTGATTTGTATGACGAAGAAAGCGGGCTGGTTGACGGTAACCAAACGTTAAAACCAACGGTATTAAAATCGGCAGAAGTTAATTACCAATACATCAGTAACGACTTCTTTTTTTCCTCCACCCTGTTTGAAAACCATATTTCCGATTTAATTGGTTTTGATACCAGTAACGATATCACCCAATTAGCCAATATTTCTTCCAATCAGACGAGCGGACTAGAAAATGAATGGCGCTGGACTATCAACCCACAATGGCAGTTACATGGTCACTTTAGCTACATCTTCCGTAACCATTCAAAGGTTGATGCAACGGCGATGTTACTCCCTTCCGAATTACTGGCCCCAAAAAGCTATGGACTCTTGGGCGTTAACTGGCAAATTAGCGACAAGTGGCAAAACAACATACAACTTCATTGGCGCAGCCGTATCGATACTTTAACCGATAAACATTCGTTAACTTTACTTAATTTACATAGCCGCTATTTGCTAAATGACAAAAATACCCTTACTTTAACGGTCAAAAATCTTTTGGATAAAGACTATCAGCACGCCACTATCACCACGATAGGCGAAATAGACGATCAGCCATTACGACAATTACCGGCGCGAGGACAACAAATAACCGTTGAATATCAACACAGTTTTTGA
- the fadB gene encoding fatty acid oxidation complex subunit alpha FadB, which translates to MLFQGKSLSAELLDNGIVEFKFDAEGSVNKFDQETFKEYREIVAAINNCSEAKGVLVTSGKSSFIVGADITEFLDMFKKPEDELVPWIKAGSDVFDSFEDLNMPTVAAINGFALGGGCEMTLACDYRIADSTCSIGLPEVKLGLMPGFGGTVRLPRIIGADNAVEWMSTGKAHKPEQALAVGVLDAVVAPEGLREAALKTLQQAIDGKLDWRAKRQPKLEPLKLSPTESVMTFTTCKGMIAAKAGKHYPAPMVTVSTIEAAAGLDRAGAMALENQGFAKLAKTDAATAQIGLFLADQVVKGKAKKAGKLATKSVDRAAVLGAGIMGGGIAYQSAYKGTPIVMKDINNQALDLGLTTAAGILSKLADRGRINAKKMAGVLNNITPTLSYDSVKDVDIVVEAVVENPKVKAAVLAEVESHVSEDAIVTSNTSTISIDLLAQSVKRKDKFCGMHFFNPVHKMPLVEVIRGSETSDETVAAVVAYAAKMGKSPIVVNDCPGFYINRVLFPYFAGFSQLLLEGADFVAVDKVMEKQFGWPMGPAYLLDVVGIDTADHCTGVMSEGFPTRMAKITNDPVSALYQADRLGQKNGGGFFDYGKDKRGKPTKVAAQAAYDLFQVEQKEFTADEIIARLMIPMVNEVIRCLEEGVVDSAAEADMGLIYGLGFPPFRGGPIRYLETLGLDNFIAMADKYAHLGEIYQVTDGLRTMAASGQSYFTTDVKQA; encoded by the coding sequence ATGTTATTTCAAGGCAAGAGCCTTTCTGCCGAGCTGTTGGACAACGGTATTGTTGAATTTAAGTTCGATGCCGAAGGTTCAGTAAATAAGTTTGATCAGGAAACATTTAAAGAATATCGAGAAATTGTAGCTGCCATCAATAATTGCAGCGAGGCAAAAGGTGTATTGGTAACGTCTGGTAAGTCTAGCTTTATCGTTGGCGCTGACATTACTGAATTTTTGGACATGTTCAAAAAACCAGAAGATGAACTGGTGCCGTGGATTAAAGCGGGCTCGGACGTATTTGACAGCTTTGAAGATTTAAACATGCCGACCGTAGCAGCGATTAACGGTTTTGCCTTAGGTGGCGGCTGTGAAATGACTTTGGCTTGTGATTACCGTATTGCCGACAGTACCTGCTCTATCGGGCTACCGGAAGTGAAATTAGGCTTAATGCCTGGCTTTGGTGGCACGGTACGTTTACCACGTATCATTGGCGCTGATAATGCCGTTGAGTGGATGTCGACTGGTAAAGCGCATAAACCAGAGCAAGCATTAGCAGTTGGGGTGTTAGATGCGGTAGTCGCACCGGAAGGTTTACGTGAAGCGGCACTTAAAACCTTACAACAAGCGATAGATGGTAAATTGGATTGGCGCGCCAAACGTCAGCCGAAACTGGAGCCGCTAAAACTATCACCAACTGAAAGTGTCATGACTTTTACCACTTGTAAGGGCATGATCGCGGCTAAAGCCGGTAAGCATTATCCCGCGCCTATGGTAACGGTTAGTACGATTGAGGCAGCAGCAGGTTTAGATCGTGCAGGTGCCATGGCATTGGAAAATCAGGGGTTTGCTAAGTTAGCTAAAACTGATGCTGCGACTGCGCAAATTGGTCTGTTTCTGGCTGATCAGGTGGTTAAAGGAAAAGCGAAAAAGGCTGGTAAGTTAGCAACGAAATCTGTTGATCGTGCTGCAGTATTAGGTGCTGGTATTATGGGTGGCGGGATCGCTTATCAATCCGCCTATAAAGGCACCCCGATTGTCATGAAAGATATTAATAACCAGGCGTTGGATCTGGGTTTAACCACGGCTGCCGGTATCTTATCAAAGCTTGCCGATCGTGGTCGTATTAACGCTAAGAAAATGGCTGGTGTGTTAAATAATATAACGCCAACTTTAAGTTATGACAGCGTTAAAGATGTTGATATTGTTGTTGAAGCGGTAGTTGAAAACCCTAAAGTGAAAGCTGCAGTGTTAGCGGAAGTGGAAAGTCATGTTAGTGAAGACGCTATTGTCACTTCAAATACTTCTACTATTTCTATTGATTTGCTAGCACAAAGTGTGAAACGAAAAGATAAGTTCTGTGGCATGCACTTCTTTAATCCGGTGCATAAAATGCCGTTAGTGGAAGTGATCCGTGGCAGTGAAACATCCGATGAAACGGTTGCCGCCGTCGTTGCATATGCCGCTAAAATGGGTAAGTCGCCGATTGTAGTGAACGACTGTCCAGGTTTTTACATCAACCGGGTGTTATTTCCATATTTTGCCGGTTTTAGCCAATTATTGCTCGAAGGTGCTGACTTTGTTGCGGTAGATAAAGTGATGGAAAAACAATTTGGCTGGCCGATGGGACCTGCGTATTTACTTGATGTTGTTGGTATCGACACTGCAGATCACTGTACCGGTGTGATGTCGGAAGGTTTCCCAACACGAATGGCTAAAATTACTAACGATCCGGTTAGTGCCTTGTATCAGGCTGATCGTTTAGGCCAGAAAAATGGTGGGGGCTTCTTTGATTACGGTAAAGATAAACGTGGTAAGCCAACCAAAGTAGCAGCGCAGGCCGCATACGATCTGTTTCAAGTGGAACAAAAAGAGTTTACTGCTGATGAAATTATTGCCCGCTTAATGATCCCTATGGTTAATGAAGTGATTCGTTGTTTAGAAGAAGGCGTCGTTGATAGTGCAGCTGAAGCGGATATGGGGTTAATTTACGGCTTAGGTTTCCCACCGTTTAGAGGTGGTCCAATTCGTTATCTTGAAACCTTAGGGTTAGATAACTTTATTGCTATGGCAGATAAATATGCGCATTTAGGTGAAATTTATCAGGTAACCGATGGTTTAAGAACCATGGCTGCCTCAGGCCAATCATATTTTACAACTGATGTTAAACAAGCGTAG
- a CDS encoding EAL domain-containing protein, with the protein MNTSDLKLLVVDDDDVDREKIRRLLKLVDLPASIEEASSVKDSIAVIKNSDYDCIIVDYRLGNEDGLKLLNQIRTQLDKNCAVIIITGLGSEEVAAEAMRLGASDYLIKNHLKATQLLHAILNAISKAKYEQEINELAHFDNLTGLVSRPLLLDRLRQTIKHIERQEKLAALAFIDLDHFKPINDNHGHDAGDFVLVEIAKKLTYTLRTSDTIARIGGDEFVLLLDDINDIEECEDLLKRVLLILSVPIQLPNESFVKISASIGVTIIHDAKLDADTILRRADQTMYQAKNSGRNKISFFDPEEEKKQVQLRKLLTEVGAAIDSKQFNLLYQPKINSITNEFIGVEALIRWHHPEQGVLSPSYFSHALEHSAMGIKIGEWVINHALKQCALWRKAGYNIQVSINITPAHILKRDFIDRLHESLIDYPKSIYSLLEIEVLESVSIANIDEAVEVLSKCQALGINIALDDFGTGFASLNYLKQLPLNTLKVDRAFIQNIKTDKKDEAIVKSIIGLSKDFNYRLIAEGIETKAQLKKFQSLGGEIVQGYYYAKPMAADKLIPWIIAKNFRYNK; encoded by the coding sequence ATGAATACTAGTGACTTAAAGCTACTTGTAGTCGATGATGACGATGTCGATAGAGAAAAAATACGTCGCTTGTTGAAGCTGGTTGATTTACCAGCTTCCATTGAAGAAGCTTCATCTGTTAAAGACTCTATTGCAGTTATAAAAAATAGTGACTACGACTGTATTATTGTTGATTATCGCCTCGGTAACGAAGACGGCCTGAAGTTACTAAACCAAATTCGTACCCAATTAGATAAAAATTGTGCTGTTATTATTATCACCGGCTTAGGTAGTGAGGAAGTTGCAGCAGAAGCCATGCGTCTAGGAGCCAGTGACTACTTAATTAAAAACCACTTAAAGGCAACTCAACTACTCCATGCAATTTTAAACGCCATTAGTAAAGCTAAATATGAGCAAGAAATTAATGAGCTTGCCCATTTTGACAATTTAACTGGCCTTGTTAGTCGGCCATTATTATTGGACAGGTTAAGACAAACCATTAAACATATTGAAAGACAAGAAAAGCTAGCCGCATTGGCTTTTATCGATTTAGATCACTTCAAACCGATAAATGATAATCACGGTCATGACGCTGGTGATTTTGTTCTCGTTGAAATAGCAAAAAAATTAACTTATACGCTACGTACCAGTGATACTATAGCCAGAATAGGAGGCGATGAATTCGTACTACTGCTAGACGACATTAATGACATTGAGGAGTGTGAAGATTTACTTAAACGTGTCCTATTAATTTTAAGTGTGCCAATACAATTACCTAATGAGTCCTTTGTTAAAATATCAGCCAGTATTGGCGTAACTATTATTCACGATGCTAAATTAGACGCAGATACAATATTACGCCGCGCCGATCAAACCATGTATCAGGCAAAAAATTCTGGTCGCAATAAAATTTCATTTTTTGATCCAGAAGAAGAAAAAAAACAAGTTCAGCTGAGAAAATTACTGACCGAAGTTGGTGCCGCAATAGACAGCAAACAATTTAATTTGTTATATCAACCTAAGATTAACAGCATAACTAATGAATTCATTGGTGTCGAAGCGCTAATTCGCTGGCATCATCCTGAGCAAGGAGTACTTTCACCTAGCTACTTCTCACACGCGTTAGAACATTCAGCGATGGGAATTAAAATAGGTGAATGGGTCATCAACCATGCTCTAAAGCAATGTGCACTTTGGCGTAAAGCCGGTTATAACATTCAGGTCAGTATCAATATTACGCCCGCTCATATTCTCAAAAGAGATTTTATCGATCGCTTACACGAAAGTTTAATTGATTACCCTAAAAGTATTTACTCTCTACTAGAAATTGAGGTACTGGAATCAGTATCAATAGCAAATATTGATGAGGCAGTGGAAGTATTAAGTAAATGCCAAGCACTAGGCATTAACATTGCCTTAGACGATTTTGGTACCGGCTTCGCCTCGCTCAATTATTTAAAACAATTACCGCTTAACACATTAAAAGTAGATAGAGCTTTTATCCAAAATATTAAAACAGATAAAAAAGATGAGGCGATCGTAAAAAGTATTATCGGGCTAAGTAAAGATTTTAACTACCGATTGATTGCAGAAGGTATTGAAACAAAAGCACAATTGAAGAAATTCCAATCATTAGGGGGAGAAATAGTACAAGGCTACTATTATGCGAAGCCAATGGCAGCCGATAAGCTTATTCCTTGGATAATAGCTAAAAACTTCCGTTACAATAAATAA
- a CDS encoding MFS transporter, producing MKLSAKLNSPENLLLAMAFIMPLVFSVWMALLNNFVIEKAQFTGKEIGILQSLREIPGFLAFTAIYLLLFIREQKFALAALGLTAFGVAITGYFPSAIGLYVTTVIMSVGFHYFETISQSLTLQWIDKDKAAHFMGRMLSAKSIASLLAYSSIWLLMEWLSWSYQATYTLFGGLALTLTLLLALSFQQFPIEAEQEKKLILRKRYWLFYALTFFSGARRQIFVVFAGFLMVEKFHYSVADISALFLINYVFNWLFAAKIGKLIGIIGERKVLRFEYIGLIILFIAYGLAENATFAAILYVIDHLFFALAIAIKTYFQKIAKPEDIAASAGVSFSINHIAAVVIPVLLGMVWLINSSLVFYVGAGFACCSLLLSLQIPLNPSQGTELRRDEVLPVNAQ from the coding sequence ATGAAACTCTCCGCAAAACTGAATTCCCCTGAAAACCTGCTTTTAGCGATGGCCTTTATTATGCCGTTGGTTTTTTCTGTCTGGATGGCATTGCTAAATAACTTTGTTATTGAAAAAGCCCAGTTTACAGGTAAAGAAATCGGCATTTTACAAAGCCTACGAGAAATACCTGGCTTTCTAGCATTTACGGCAATTTACCTGCTGTTATTTATTCGAGAACAAAAGTTTGCGTTGGCTGCTCTGGGACTCACCGCCTTTGGCGTAGCAATTACCGGTTATTTTCCAAGTGCTATCGGCTTATATGTCACCACTGTGATCATGTCAGTTGGTTTTCATTATTTTGAAACTATTAGCCAATCACTGACGCTGCAATGGATTGATAAAGACAAGGCAGCCCATTTTATGGGGCGTATGTTATCAGCTAAGTCTATCGCTTCATTACTGGCCTACAGCAGCATCTGGCTGCTGATGGAATGGTTGTCCTGGTCTTATCAGGCAACATACACTTTGTTTGGCGGCTTAGCCCTTACCTTAACATTATTATTAGCACTAAGTTTCCAGCAGTTTCCAATTGAAGCCGAGCAGGAAAAGAAACTAATCTTACGCAAGCGCTACTGGCTATTTTATGCATTAACCTTTTTCAGTGGCGCCCGCCGGCAAATTTTTGTTGTCTTCGCTGGCTTTTTAATGGTTGAGAAATTTCATTATAGTGTTGCCGATATTAGTGCTCTGTTCTTGATTAACTATGTTTTTAATTGGTTATTTGCCGCTAAAATCGGCAAGCTGATCGGCATTATTGGTGAGCGTAAAGTCCTGCGTTTTGAATATATCGGCTTGATTATTTTGTTTATCGCCTATGGCTTGGCTGAAAATGCCACCTTTGCTGCGATCTTATATGTTATCGACCATTTATTTTTTGCATTGGCGATTGCGATAAAAACCTATTTCCAGAAGATCGCAAAGCCAGAAGATATTGCTGCTAGTGCGGGGGTTAGTTTTTCTATCAATCATATCGCTGCGGTCGTCATCCCGGTATTGCTTGGTATGGTATGGCTCATTAACTCGTCTTTAGTGTTTTATGTCGGTGCAGGCTTTGCCTGCTGTTCATTATTGTTATCGCTGCAAATTCCGCTTAACCCAAGTCAAGGGACTGAACTACGTCGAGATGAAGTTTTACCAGTTAACGCACAATAG
- the fadA gene encoding acetyl-CoA C-acyltransferase FadA — MKDVVIIDTIRTPMGRSKAGVFRNVRAETLSAHLMQQLLVRNPNLDPGLIDDIIWGNVKQTKEQGFNIARNAQLLTDIPKHVGAVTVNRLCGSSMQALHDATTNIMAGQGDVFIVGGVEHMGHVPMMYDVDFDPALSKYISRAAGNMGLTAELLGKQHGITREQQDAFAARSHQRAHQATLEGRWANEIVATQGHDAIGALSLIEHDEVIRPETTVETLAGLRPVFDPANGTVTAGTSSALSDGASAMLVMSADRAKELGLTPRAKIRGMGVAGCDPSTMGFGPVPATKKALKRAGLSLADIELAEFNEAFAAQALSCVRALGLEERAEDMVNLNGGAIALGHPLGCSGTRITGTLLNLMEGQDVNLGLATMCIGLGQGIATIIERV; from the coding sequence ATGAAAGATGTCGTAATTATCGATACTATTCGTACACCAATGGGACGCTCGAAGGCGGGCGTTTTCCGTAATGTTCGTGCAGAGACACTGTCTGCACATCTGATGCAACAGTTATTAGTGCGTAACCCTAATTTAGATCCAGGATTAATAGACGATATTATCTGGGGGAATGTTAAGCAAACTAAAGAGCAGGGCTTTAATATTGCCCGTAATGCCCAGTTATTAACGGATATCCCTAAACATGTTGGCGCGGTCACCGTCAATCGTTTATGTGGTTCATCAATGCAAGCCTTGCATGATGCCACTACTAATATCATGGCGGGTCAGGGAGATGTCTTTATTGTTGGTGGCGTAGAGCATATGGGCCATGTGCCTATGATGTATGACGTAGATTTTGATCCGGCATTAAGCAAGTATATTTCTCGTGCGGCCGGCAACATGGGGTTAACCGCAGAATTATTGGGTAAACAACATGGCATCACTCGTGAACAACAGGATGCGTTTGCTGCCCGCTCACATCAAAGAGCACACCAGGCAACATTAGAAGGCCGCTGGGCTAATGAAATTGTTGCTACCCAAGGCCACGATGCTATTGGGGCTTTATCTTTAATAGAGCACGATGAAGTGATCCGTCCGGAAACCACTGTCGAGACGCTAGCAGGGTTACGACCAGTGTTCGATCCTGCTAATGGTACTGTTACTGCTGGTACGTCTTCAGCATTGTCAGATGGAGCGTCAGCGATGTTAGTAATGTCTGCTGATCGTGCCAAGGAACTTGGTTTAACGCCTAGAGCTAAAATCCGTGGAATGGGGGTTGCAGGCTGCGATCCATCGACTATGGGGTTTGGTCCGGTTCCCGCAACGAAAAAGGCATTAAAACGTGCAGGCTTATCGCTTGCAGACATTGAATTAGCAGAGTTTAATGAAGCATTTGCCGCTCAAGCGTTATCTTGTGTTCGTGCATTAGGGTTAGAAGAGCGTGCCGAAGATATGGTTAACCTTAATGGCGGTGCTATTGCCCTAGGTCACCCGTTAGGATGCTCTGGGACTCGTATTACCGGGACGTTATTGAACTTGATGGAAGGACAAGATGTTAACCTTGGACTTGCAACTATGTGTATCGGTTTAGGCCAAGGTATTGCGACTATTATTGAGCGTGTATAA
- a CDS encoding two-component system response regulator, whose protein sequence is MQASEETNDDFLFIDDSDEDEILEDSGGDTWKVLIVDDDPEIHSVTQLALSDLVVLGKRLEYLHAYSGRDACQLIEQHLDIVLVLLDVVMETDDAGLNVVKHIRETLLRQDIRIVLRTGQPGYAPEESVIKDYDINDYKTKTELTRRKLVTTVYAAIRSYQQIDTVTQNRIGLEKIIGAAAELLELHSVHEYAEGVLTQLSLLSDSQSGVFCARGQGIVDGADDLSLYVLGQKGLSTVLNNQKLEMLSNDAIQQQIANCFQQKQRVFNKDSASLYLASGGYRAVIHLTLNAALSDIQKQLIEVFLSNIAIGYENVHLFQKLRDAAYKDWLTELPNRLEFVNLLDGFAQSDEANLVAGLIDINHFSDINDGLGQDLGNQLLMAVTSRMKSMGEDCCFARVGADVFGIIGPKDSVNPEKLNALFVQPFSAGEQNLPINACFGLCEKQDAGARGVKVLNQINIALNLAKKSTQEHYVYYKQEMEEQTLWRLGMIRQLRTDFADNRLELWYQPQLNLQSGKVIGAEALLRWRTADGQFVSPAVFIPLAEYSGLIIDIGDWVINQACQQIKVLEEHSFTDVGISVNVSIPQFRRENFVDSIMEATNKHKVKPRKLELEITENILMDEPQVVIDALVKLKEQGISIALDDFGTGYSSMSYLQKLPLDRLKVDRSFVNDIAKPEHAIIAETIINLGKQMNLKVIAEGIEDQEQQAKLKSLACDEVQGFFYAKPMPADEFLAFLEANK, encoded by the coding sequence ATGCAGGCATCCGAAGAAACAAACGATGATTTTTTGTTTATCGATGATAGCGATGAAGACGAGATTCTAGAGGACTCAGGCGGCGATACATGGAAAGTGTTGATCGTAGATGATGATCCGGAAATCCATTCTGTTACCCAGTTAGCTCTGTCTGATTTGGTTGTCTTAGGTAAACGTCTTGAATATCTTCATGCTTATTCTGGCCGTGATGCCTGTCAATTAATCGAACAACATCTTGATATTGTTTTAGTCTTGCTTGATGTGGTGATGGAAACAGATGATGCTGGGCTAAATGTCGTTAAGCATATTCGAGAAACCTTGCTACGTCAGGATATTCGCATAGTTTTAAGAACCGGGCAGCCAGGTTACGCGCCGGAAGAAAGTGTCATTAAAGATTATGATATTAATGATTACAAGACTAAAACCGAATTAACACGTCGTAAATTAGTCACCACGGTTTATGCGGCGATTCGCTCTTACCAACAAATTGATACTGTTACCCAAAACCGTATTGGCTTAGAAAAAATTATTGGTGCGGCTGCTGAATTGCTGGAATTGCACTCAGTGCATGAATATGCCGAAGGGGTACTGACGCAATTAAGTTTATTAAGTGATAGCCAATCCGGCGTTTTTTGTGCCCGTGGTCAAGGTATCGTCGACGGCGCTGATGACTTAAGTTTATATGTTTTAGGGCAAAAAGGTCTTTCTACTGTACTTAATAATCAGAAACTGGAAATGTTATCAAATGATGCTATTCAGCAGCAGATAGCTAATTGTTTTCAGCAAAAACAACGAGTTTTTAATAAAGATAGTGCCAGCCTGTATTTAGCCAGTGGCGGCTACCGAGCGGTAATTCATTTAACTTTAAACGCTGCATTAAGTGATATTCAAAAGCAATTAATTGAAGTGTTCTTAAGTAATATTGCTATCGGTTACGAAAATGTTCATCTGTTTCAGAAGTTACGTGATGCTGCTTATAAAGACTGGTTAACTGAATTACCGAATCGACTTGAGTTCGTTAATTTACTTGATGGTTTTGCTCAAAGTGATGAAGCTAATTTGGTGGCAGGGTTAATTGACATTAACCACTTTAGCGATATTAACGACGGATTAGGACAAGATCTAGGTAATCAGCTATTAATGGCAGTTACTAGCCGAATGAAATCAATGGGGGAAGATTGTTGTTTTGCCCGTGTTGGTGCAGATGTCTTTGGTATTATTGGACCAAAAGATAGCGTTAATCCTGAAAAATTAAACGCCTTATTTGTTCAGCCTTTCTCGGCTGGTGAACAAAACTTACCGATTAATGCTTGCTTTGGTTTGTGTGAAAAGCAAGATGCTGGTGCCCGAGGCGTTAAAGTACTCAATCAGATCAATATCGCGCTTAATTTAGCGAAGAAAAGTACTCAAGAACACTATGTCTATTATAAACAGGAAATGGAAGAGCAGACCCTGTGGCGTTTAGGCATGATCAGACAACTCAGAACAGATTTTGCTGATAATCGTCTGGAGCTTTGGTATCAACCGCAACTGAATTTGCAATCCGGCAAAGTTATTGGTGCAGAAGCTTTACTGAGGTGGCGTACCGCTGATGGTCAATTTGTATCTCCCGCGGTATTTATTCCATTAGCTGAATATTCTGGCTTAATCATTGATATTGGTGATTGGGTCATTAATCAGGCGTGTCAGCAAATTAAAGTTCTTGAAGAACATTCATTTACTGATGTTGGTATCTCGGTCAATGTTTCTATCCCGCAATTTAGACGGGAAAATTTTGTTGATAGCATTATGGAAGCAACTAACAAGCATAAGGTTAAACCACGTAAATTAGAGTTAGAAATCACTGAAAATATTTTAATGGATGAACCTCAGGTTGTGATTGATGCCTTAGTTAAATTGAAAGAACAAGGGATCAGCATAGCGCTGGATGATTTCGGTACCGGTTATTCTTCAATGAGCTACTTGCAGAAATTACCGTTAGACCGTTTAAAAGTTGACCGTTCATTTGTTAACGATATTGCCAAACCAGAACATGCGATAATTGCAGAAACTATTATTAACCTTGGTAAACAGATGAACTTAAAAGTCATTGCTGAAGGGATTGAAGATCAAGAGCAACAAGCAAAATTAAAGTCGTTGGCATGTGATGAGGTACAAGGTTTCTTCTATGCTAAGCCGATGCCTGCCGATGAGTTTCTTGCGTTCTTAGAAGCTAATAAATAA